Proteins from a single region of Neodiprion virginianus isolate iyNeoVirg1 chromosome 4, iyNeoVirg1.1, whole genome shotgun sequence:
- the LOC124303023 gene encoding copper chaperone for superoxide dismutase isoform X1 codes for MYHIMQRKFSYIRSAVEFSVQMTCEKCVQAVRNSLSNVEGIQNVQISLEDGTVVVDSTVPYSVVQEKIENSGRRAVLKGYGGTGASAVAMLGGDSGYSAGDQIRGVIRFVQAGEDCIIDGTIDGLNPGPHGVHVHECGDISKGCESVGEHFNPHNTPHGGPGDDLTQRHYGDLGNIMADESGRATFRIVDNVLKVWDVIGRSLVVTDGPDDLGKGESPQSKVDGNSGNRLTCGIIARASGLFQNTKKICACDGITLWDERDRSVTGWNHSKNGVATSKTVCLIF; via the exons ATGTATCATATTATGCAACGAAAGTTCTCGTATATTCGCTCCGCG GTCGAGTTTTCTGTGCAAATGACATGCGAGAAATGTGTTCAAGCAGTGAGAAATAGCTTGTCCAATGTTGAGGGAATTCAAAACGTTCAGATATCCCTTGAAGATGGAACTGTTGTTGTAGACAGCACCGTTCCCTATTCCGTGgttcaagaaaaaattgaaaactcagGCAGACGAGCTGTTCTTAAAGGATATGGGG GTACAGGAGCAAGTGCAGTAGCAATGCTCGGTGGGGACTCAGGATACAGTGCAGGTGATCAAATAAGAGGAGTAATTAGATTTGTGCAAGCAGGTGAAGACTGTATTATAGATGGTACCATAGATGGCTTGAATCCAGGGCCACACGGTGTTCATGTTCATGAATGTGGAGATATCTCAAAGGGATGTGAGAG CGTCGGCGAACATTTTAATCCACATAATACACCACACGGTGGACCTGGCGATGATCTAACGCAGAGG CATTATGGAGACTTGGGAAATATTATGGCTGATGAAAGTGGTAGAGCCACATTTCGAATAGTTGATAATGTGCTTAAAGTCTGGGATGTCATCGGGCGCTCACTGGTTGTCACCGACGGTCCCGACGATTTAGGAAAAGGTGAAAGTCCTCAATCAAAAGTTGATGGCAACAGTGGAAACAG ATTGACATGTGGCATAATAGCCCGAGCTTCCGGTTTATTccaaaatacaaaaaagatATGTGCATGTGATGGTATAACTCTTTGGGACGAAAGAGATCGATCTGTCACAGGATGGAACCATTCAAAGAATGGTGTAGCTACTAGTAAAACAGTATGCCTAATATTTTGA
- the LOC124303020 gene encoding transcription initiation factor TFIID subunit 7 — MHRHVTSDYKGRDDPPAELESQFVLRMPSEPAKILRETLRSGLPLKDRLSIKLENDMRYGEVRFDHWLLHAKVVDLPTVVESLKTIDNKSFYKTADICQMLICKEEDDQMTTDEESPVRQKKKDPNKVDKKFLWPHGITPPAKNVRRRRFRKTLKKKYVEAPEIEKEVKRLLRVDNDAVNVKWEVICEDEDQSKPNKVSSSGTVKTKRENIDGSTSQSVDVAEHDIFGEAVSDSEDDEEEANINIMELDENSRLSADSRVSDSNSMQVRYSERSGNHASGSSGLVTQFSKEMFPDNDDGEKPLVDLSKVPKEETFHSEYMIPDDFSQSQPMALTNDTIQARIDTLYSELTELKQRRHQQEMEIANIENYTLRQRFQDILDNLLTQQIEKEQELQDLQSMLQQ; from the exons ATGCATAGACACGTGACATCCGATTATAAAGGCCGCGACGATCCACCGGCCGAATTAGAAAGCCAATTCGTTCTACGAATGCCATCG GAACcagcaaaaattttacgaGAGACGCTGCGTAGTGGATTACCATTAAAAGACCGCCTGAGCATCAAGCTAGAAAATGACATGCGATATGGAGAAGTTAGATTTGATCACTGGCTGCTTCACGCGAAA gTCGTAGATTTACCAACGGTTGTTGAATCCTTGAAAACTATAGACAACAAAAGTTTTTACAAAACTGCTGATATATGCCAG ATGTTAATATGCAAGGAAGAGGATGACCAAATGACAACCGATGAAGAATCTCCGGTAAGGCAGAAGAAGAAAGACCCGAACAAAGTagataagaaatttttatggCCTCACGGAATCACACCTCCAGCTAAAAACGTCAGGCGCAGACGGTTTAGGAAaaccttgaaaaaaaagtatgtcGAAGCCCCAGAAATTGAGAAGGAGGTAAAAAGATTACTTCGAGTCGACAACGACGCAGTTAATGTAAAGTGGGAAGTAATCTGTGAAGATGAAGATCAGTCTAAACCCAACAAAGTTTCGTCGTCTGGTACTGTTAAAACTAAACGAGAAAACATCGATGGCAGTACTTCGCAGAGTGTTGATGTTG CTGAACACGATATATTCGGAGAAGCTGTGAGTGACAGCGAAGATGATGAGGAGGAAGCAAATATTAACATAATGGAGCTGGATGAGAACAGCAGGTTATCTGCAGATAGTCGAGTATCTGACTCAAATTCTATGCAG GTGAGATATTCTGAAAGGTCTGGAAATCACGCATCAGGTAGCAGCGGACTAGTCACACAATTTAGTAAAGAGATGTTCCCTGATAATGACGATGGCGAAAAACCACTGGTTGATTTATCTAAAGTACCCAAGGAAGAGACTTTCCATTCAGAATACATGATCCCAGACGATTTCTCTCAATCCCAACCAATGGCTCTTACTAATG ACACAATTCAAGCTCGGATAGATACACTTTACTCGGAACTGACAGAATTAAAGCAACGGAGACATCAACAAGAAATGGAAATAGCtaacattgaaaattacaCATTGAGGCAAAGGTTCCAAGATATCTTGGATAACCTTCTTActcaacaaattgaaaaagaacAAGAG
- the LOC124303025 gene encoding thioredoxin domain-containing protein 9, which translates to MESIIQNQVMQVAQHVEQQLDAELDRLDNMDADDLESLREKRLKEMKKNQNQRQTWLAMGHGEYTEIPDEKEFFEVSKKSKDIVCLFFKDGSPRCKIADEHLKILAKKHVEARFCKLNVERCPFLTERLRIKIIPTIALISDSKTKDYIVGFTDLGNCDDFSTEMMEWRIAQSGAISYNGDLMNPPEKGKKTKSLLGGKPKTIRGREDDGSDDDWD; encoded by the exons atggaaagcaTAATACAGAATCAAGTAATGCAAGTTGCACAGCATGTCGAGCAGCAGCTTGATGCTGAATTAGACCGACTAGATAATATGGATGCTGATGATCTTGAAAGTTTAAGAGAGAAGCGGCtcaaagaaatgaagaaaaatcaaaatcaaaggCAGACTTGGCTTGCAATG GGCCATGGAGAATACACAGAAATTCCTGACGAAAAGGAATTCTTTGAGGTATCTAAGAAATCTAAAGACATCGTTTGTCTCTTTTTCAAAGATGGTTCTCCGAGATGTAAAATTGCTGACGAACATCTCAAGATCTTGGCCAAAAAACATGTTGAAGCAAGATTCTGTAAACTTAATGTTGAACGATGCCCGTTTTTAACAG AACGACTTCGAATCAAAATCATTCCAACGATTGCTTTGATCTCTGACAGCAAGACGAAGGATTATATCGTTGGTTTTACGGATTTAGGAAACTGCGATGATTTTTCAACAGAAATGATGGAGTGGCGCATTGCCCAGTCTGGTGCTATCTCATATAATGGAGATCTGATGAACCCCCCagagaaagggaagaaaaCTAAATCCCTGCTTGGTGGCAAGCCCAAGACTATCAGGGGTCGAGAGGATGATGGGTCTGATGATGATTGGGATTAG
- the LOC124303023 gene encoding copper chaperone for superoxide dismutase isoform X2: protein MYHIMQRKFSYIRSAVEFSVQMTCEKCVQAVRNSLSNVEGIQNVQISLEDGTVVVDSTVPYSVVQEKIENSGRRAVLKGYGGTGASAVAMLGGDSGYSAGDQIRGVIRFVQAGEDCIIDGTIDGLNPGPHGVHVHECGDISKGCESVGEHFNPHNTPHGGPGDDLTQRHYGDLGNIMADESGRATFRIVDNVLKVWDVIGRSLVVTDGPDDLGKGESPQSKVDGNSGNRLTCGIIARASGLFQNTKKICACDGITLWDERDRSVTGWNHSKNGVATSKTI, encoded by the exons ATGTATCATATTATGCAACGAAAGTTCTCGTATATTCGCTCCGCG GTCGAGTTTTCTGTGCAAATGACATGCGAGAAATGTGTTCAAGCAGTGAGAAATAGCTTGTCCAATGTTGAGGGAATTCAAAACGTTCAGATATCCCTTGAAGATGGAACTGTTGTTGTAGACAGCACCGTTCCCTATTCCGTGgttcaagaaaaaattgaaaactcagGCAGACGAGCTGTTCTTAAAGGATATGGGG GTACAGGAGCAAGTGCAGTAGCAATGCTCGGTGGGGACTCAGGATACAGTGCAGGTGATCAAATAAGAGGAGTAATTAGATTTGTGCAAGCAGGTGAAGACTGTATTATAGATGGTACCATAGATGGCTTGAATCCAGGGCCACACGGTGTTCATGTTCATGAATGTGGAGATATCTCAAAGGGATGTGAGAG CGTCGGCGAACATTTTAATCCACATAATACACCACACGGTGGACCTGGCGATGATCTAACGCAGAGG CATTATGGAGACTTGGGAAATATTATGGCTGATGAAAGTGGTAGAGCCACATTTCGAATAGTTGATAATGTGCTTAAAGTCTGGGATGTCATCGGGCGCTCACTGGTTGTCACCGACGGTCCCGACGATTTAGGAAAAGGTGAAAGTCCTCAATCAAAAGTTGATGGCAACAGTGGAAACAG ATTGACATGTGGCATAATAGCCCGAGCTTCCGGTTTATTccaaaatacaaaaaagatATGTGCATGTGATGGTATAACTCTTTGGGACGAAAGAGATCGATCTGTCACAGGATGGAACCATTCAAAGAATGGTGTAGCTACTAGTAAAACA ATCTGA
- the LOC124303023 gene encoding copper chaperone for superoxide dismutase isoform X3: MYHIMQRKFSYIRSAVEFSVQMTCEKCVQAVRNSLSNVEGIQNVQISLEDGTVVVDSTVPYSVVQEKIENSGRRAVLKGYGGTGASAVAMLGGDSGYSAGDQIRGVIRFVQAGEDCIIDGTIDGLNPGPHGVHVHECGDISKGCESVGEHFNPHNTPHGGPGDDLTQRHYGDLGNIMADESGRATFRIVDNVLKVWDVIGRSLVVTDGPDDLGKGESPQSKVDGNSGNRLTCGIIARASGLFQNTKKICACDGITLWDERDRSVTGWNHSKNGVATSKT, encoded by the exons ATGTATCATATTATGCAACGAAAGTTCTCGTATATTCGCTCCGCG GTCGAGTTTTCTGTGCAAATGACATGCGAGAAATGTGTTCAAGCAGTGAGAAATAGCTTGTCCAATGTTGAGGGAATTCAAAACGTTCAGATATCCCTTGAAGATGGAACTGTTGTTGTAGACAGCACCGTTCCCTATTCCGTGgttcaagaaaaaattgaaaactcagGCAGACGAGCTGTTCTTAAAGGATATGGGG GTACAGGAGCAAGTGCAGTAGCAATGCTCGGTGGGGACTCAGGATACAGTGCAGGTGATCAAATAAGAGGAGTAATTAGATTTGTGCAAGCAGGTGAAGACTGTATTATAGATGGTACCATAGATGGCTTGAATCCAGGGCCACACGGTGTTCATGTTCATGAATGTGGAGATATCTCAAAGGGATGTGAGAG CGTCGGCGAACATTTTAATCCACATAATACACCACACGGTGGACCTGGCGATGATCTAACGCAGAGG CATTATGGAGACTTGGGAAATATTATGGCTGATGAAAGTGGTAGAGCCACATTTCGAATAGTTGATAATGTGCTTAAAGTCTGGGATGTCATCGGGCGCTCACTGGTTGTCACCGACGGTCCCGACGATTTAGGAAAAGGTGAAAGTCCTCAATCAAAAGTTGATGGCAACAGTGGAAACAG ATTGACATGTGGCATAATAGCCCGAGCTTCCGGTTTATTccaaaatacaaaaaagatATGTGCATGTGATGGTATAACTCTTTGGGACGAAAGAGATCGATCTGTCACAGGATGGAACCATTCAAAGAATGGTGTAGCTACTAGTAAAACA tga
- the LOC124303023 gene encoding copper chaperone for superoxide dismutase isoform X4 translates to MTSAKVEFSVQMTCEKCVQAVRNSLSNVEGIQNVQISLEDGTVVVDSTVPYSVVQEKIENSGRRAVLKGYGGTGASAVAMLGGDSGYSAGDQIRGVIRFVQAGEDCIIDGTIDGLNPGPHGVHVHECGDISKGCESVGEHFNPHNTPHGGPGDDLTQRHYGDLGNIMADESGRATFRIVDNVLKVWDVIGRSLVVTDGPDDLGKGESPQSKVDGNSGNRLTCGIIARASGLFQNTKKICACDGITLWDERDRSVTGWNHSKNGVATSKTVCLIF, encoded by the exons ATGACTTCAGCAAAG GTCGAGTTTTCTGTGCAAATGACATGCGAGAAATGTGTTCAAGCAGTGAGAAATAGCTTGTCCAATGTTGAGGGAATTCAAAACGTTCAGATATCCCTTGAAGATGGAACTGTTGTTGTAGACAGCACCGTTCCCTATTCCGTGgttcaagaaaaaattgaaaactcagGCAGACGAGCTGTTCTTAAAGGATATGGGG GTACAGGAGCAAGTGCAGTAGCAATGCTCGGTGGGGACTCAGGATACAGTGCAGGTGATCAAATAAGAGGAGTAATTAGATTTGTGCAAGCAGGTGAAGACTGTATTATAGATGGTACCATAGATGGCTTGAATCCAGGGCCACACGGTGTTCATGTTCATGAATGTGGAGATATCTCAAAGGGATGTGAGAG CGTCGGCGAACATTTTAATCCACATAATACACCACACGGTGGACCTGGCGATGATCTAACGCAGAGG CATTATGGAGACTTGGGAAATATTATGGCTGATGAAAGTGGTAGAGCCACATTTCGAATAGTTGATAATGTGCTTAAAGTCTGGGATGTCATCGGGCGCTCACTGGTTGTCACCGACGGTCCCGACGATTTAGGAAAAGGTGAAAGTCCTCAATCAAAAGTTGATGGCAACAGTGGAAACAG ATTGACATGTGGCATAATAGCCCGAGCTTCCGGTTTATTccaaaatacaaaaaagatATGTGCATGTGATGGTATAACTCTTTGGGACGAAAGAGATCGATCTGTCACAGGATGGAACCATTCAAAGAATGGTGTAGCTACTAGTAAAACAGTATGCCTAATATTTTGA